ATTCCAGTATTTGGAGGGTCCAAATATGCAGTGGATGAGAAGTGGAAAACCATTACCACAAAATTAAACATGCATGGCCCTCCTATGCGTACCACAGCCGAGTGGAGAAAGGTATGTACGATAATATAATGGTtctaattttatataatttttcaatttcagacTTGGGCGGACTTAAAATCGCGCACCAAAAAGAAACTGATGGATAATAAAAAGAGCTTGGAAGCTACAGGTGGTGGCGAATATGCTTTCTGTGCCCTAACAGAATTGGAGGAGATGGTAGACCGTGCTATATCAGCCACTAGATCTGCGGTTCCGACCGGTGCTAAGTACGGCTTTTGTTCTCAACAACCCATAATGGTTGAAGAAGACATTGTAGAGTGCTTCACACCTTATGTAGCGTCACCGCCGCGTAGCAACAAAGATGTGGCTGTAAATACGCCAAAAAGAAACGGGGTACCTGATtgtagtaaaaaaaattatcaggtTGTGCCCACAAACTACAGTTTATACACAAGCGGAATGGCTACCACTATTACAGATACCACCGCCCCATCTAGCACCCCCGCAGCTACCACCGTCCCATATAGCACCGCACGACCTAGTACCGCCCCATTCAGTACCGCCCCATCCAGCGCCGCCCCATCCAGCGCCGCCCCATCCAGAACCGCCTCATATAGCACCGCCCCATTTAGCACCGCCTCATTTAGCACCGCACCATCTAACACCGTCCCATCTAGCACTGCCCCATCTAACAGTGCCGCTGCTACTATGGCGAAGAAGCGGAGAATGGAGTATGAAATACCATCCAGTTCTGCAAAGAACAGTAAGCAAGAAGAACCAACTTATTTGATAAAAAAGCAACTGCAAATTGCAGAGACAACGGCTGGCATAATGGAAAAAATAGTTGCAGCCATTGACGCTCAAACTGATGTTTTCAAAGAAGTCCTAATAGAATGGCAGAAAAATAAATAgactaatatttttaaaatattttttgagaagtacaaatttttatttttatgcttGTGTGTTATGACAAGTCCTTCATAAACCCCATCAAATAtgaattttacaaaaaagtGGGTTCTTATGTATCATCATATATTTTTATCTACGtgtgttttttttagaaatacaaatttgtgatttgtttttagttttatgTTTGTGTCTTATGGCTAGTCCTTCATAAATCCGATTAAATATGAAGTTTACAAAAAATCGGTTGtgtattttatgcatttttttatctACTTGCTTTTGTtgagtacaaaattttattttttctttattttaagtttGTGTGTTATGGCTAGTCCTTAATAAATTCtattaaatatgaatttttgcaaaaaatcgtgtttttatttccaaataaaccttcctatgccactatgggcatatacctaagctagtaatcgacTTGCTGAGGGATCTTTCTGGTCAAGAATAaccttcagctcaatatcttcaagTTTTAGTGTGGGGTTTATTTACACTAGTAAATTTCATAACATATAACATTATTATGTAGGTAACTAAAAACCTATAaattaattgcaatatttcttcttATACATATTGCTCTGTCATCTTCTTCTTGCACACTTTCTTCGGTATTAGGCATCGTTATATCTGGGTTTATGTAGGGGTCCGTTGGCTCTTCGATGCATTTGTATGTTATACACATGTTGTGTAAAGCACAACATGCGTTTATTATTTGGGTTGCCTTCTCAGGAGAGTAGTGCAATCCCCGCGAGCCAATAATGCATCGAAATCTGTTTTTTAATAGACCGAAACATCGTTCAACAACATTTCTAGCACTGGCATGCTTTCTGTTGTAACGTGTTTCGGCCAGATCCCTTGGATTCCTGTATGGTGTCATTAAAAATGGCTTCAGCTTATAGCCTCCATCTCCTAGAAGAAAAATgagctgaaaaaaaatttctttctacAAATGATTTATTACCAAGAATCCAAAAGTTCCGCTTTCCCCGATCAAAATCATTTTGCAATTTGAGGTCTGCGGTGCTTGCTTCCCATATAAAAGCGTCATGGTTTGCGCCAGGATGACGGCCATCAACACAAATAATTTTCATGTTGTGGTCACAGATCTAATAAAACACAAATTAAAAGTAAGTTAGGGATCTGTCTTACGGCGGCTATGTTTGGCTACAAGTTACGGTCTACATTATACTGCGCATAAAAGTCAAGAGGTCTAATACCcctcactgtaacaaatttcaacataaatgAATATAGAACAATATTGAACTTGTGCATATACTTACCACCATGGCATTAATACTATAATACCCTTTTCTATTATAGTACAAATGTTTGACGTCATTTCCAGGCCCCTTAAATCGAACGTGGGTTCCATCAACACATCCTATAATTCCTGGAAATCctgttttttcgaaaaatgacGCCATGGTGTCTTGCTCCTCTTCCTGAGTAGGTGTTTTTATCCATTTGCCGCAAATCCAATTTTCAAACAATTGGAGACACTCACGAATTATACGACAAACGGATGATTTTGAGGCGGATGAAATAATTTCATTGCCTACTGTGCTTTGGTAGCTTCCAGTAGCCAAAAACCTCAAAAAAGTGGCCAGTTTTATATCTGGCCGTATATACATATGTGCTACGTACCATCGGTGACCATTTATCCTGAAAAGTGTCTAGCAGCATCAAAAATATATCTTTAGACACCCGAAAATTAGCTACAAACCTATGAATAAGAAGTGCCagtttattaaaaacttattacaaaaattaaaatcaaatcaatttgtgtttgtttgtttgtggtttCCGCCTCACCCCAAAGAACCGCCAAATATATCAATGAACCaagcacgacaatatgggactcaaatgaaaggtattcaagagtagaaaacgaatctgatatccaattgtgggaccaagtggagcagcccaccccccaaaacacccctaaatctgataTTTTtaacgaccatgacaatattgtgctcaaatgaaatttgagagtaaagcacaatGCTGGTATTTTTCAGGGGTAAGAGTCTGGGCtctcgccccatccccaaacaggacatatatatgtgaggACTAAGGCAATAacaggtatttgaaagaagaatcTAATATATGTTTAGAGTCACGTTTTAAGGGACACTTCGTCCCACAAGCTCCCCCTACGCCAGACTatggcattatggggctcaaacgaatgCTAGTTGgcggaagtagagtacgaatctgacatccactttcggggcaaaggatTTGGCTAacccaatccaccaccaaaatcaaaccggacatatttaccgaccatggaaaggcatttggaagtagagaACCAATTTTATAACCAAGTTCGAGGCGAAATATTGGGCTCCTATAAAatcttttaagaatagagtacatctAACTTCCAATCTTAAAATACCCTAaatcctccgagcgaattcataggccATTAAAGATCATGTGAGATTCaaaaaaagcatttatattGTGATACTGTAGTCAAGCGACGTACATGTACCACTTTCACAGCACGATATTTCACAAAAAGCTCttgaattgtcaaaaataactattcaaaggataattttgttccatatattgtaaaagaagacgcagcggagcgggcccggttcggctagtattttATACTTACTGGTTTGTTGGCATTTCCAGAACATTTGCGGTGTCACGCAAATGTCTACGAGGAATTtcctcttctttttttttcaaaaaatatactGCCaccgaaatatacatttttttatttaaatacgacGCACTTTTTCTgtttcacttttatttgtttgtttattttttttttttttgacacatTGTGTCAACTTTTCCGATTAGTGAAGACTACTTTTCTGTTTTTTATCTGTTTTCgcgtttttttttgccaaatatacgtattttttttaaactgtaGATCTGGCAGCATTTTCTCTCACTCACGAAACGTAAGGCCATGCGAATAATTATATACGAGTAAGTGAAACCCATTCTCACTCGGAGAGTGAGTGACTACCATTCGTTCTCGTAGCTTGTCACTCAGCTTAGTGAAACAGGCTGTTATACCGACTATAactcatttattttttaaatatttttcagcaATTCTTTGTGCTATTTTTTTTTCCCAATTGTCATTGTTGTATTATTTAGATGAACGCTTTACCTATTCAATGTAATGTAGTGCTACAATAcaaatttaatgaaatgaagtgccacaatattttcaaaaatcaatcTAAgctaatttcaaaatatttgaaaaataagaATTGACCTATTACGGTATTTATTATCCTGCTTCAAATGCAAAAAATAGGTCTTGTATACTTAAAATAAAGggagatttttttgaggttaggattttcatgcattagtatttaacagatcacgtgggatttcagacatggtgtcaaagagaaagatgctcagtatgctttgacatttcatcatgaatagacttactaacgagcaacgcttgcaaatcattgaattttattaccaaaatcagtgttcggttcgaaatgtgttcattcaccgttcagcgatgaggctcatttctggttgaatggctacgtaaataagcaaaattgccgcatttggagtgaagagcaaccagaagccgttcaagaactgcccatgcatcccgaaaaatgcactgtttggtgtggtttgtacgctggtggaatcattggaccgtattttttcaaagatgctgttggacgcaacgttacggtgaatgaacacatttcgaaccgaacactgattttggtaataaaattcaatgatttgcaagcgttgctcgttagtattgcatgtccgattttgttaaagtttGGAAAGTTTTGTAAGATCTCCAGATTAAACATttaagcctataaaaagcgaatgtatcgaatatggtccatattgcCACACTTCAGGTGGGTTGGGTTTTAGCATTTAGAGAAATACTAGTTGAAAGTCGGTTGATATATAAACCATTCCAAGCTTTAATCCGAATacaaaaattgggaaaaataaGCGGAAATGTGGAAATAAGCGGAAATGTGGAATATTAGCTTAACGACATCGCGGTAGTTTGATATTAAAATGCgtcaattttgcatttaaaattttctttaatatgcCCCCTTTATTTTGCTAAATAATTCTACATTTTATTcgctttcaaaaattttattcaaacgACACTTCAAGagttaaaatttgtatacaggATTGTTAAC
The Stomoxys calcitrans chromosome 3, idStoCalc2.1, whole genome shotgun sequence genome window above contains:
- the LOC131996152 gene encoding spore coat protein SP96-like, which produces MEKKIVKKSTPQQLQELVKAMMEDSDLAKGIPVFGGSKYAVDEKWKTITTKLNMHGPPMRTTAEWRKTWADLKSRTKKKLMDNKKSLEATGGGEYAFCALTELEEMVDRAISATRSAVPTGAKYGFCSQQPIMVEEDIVECFTPYVASPPRSNKDVAVNTPKRNGVPDCSKKNYQVVPTNYSLYTSGMATTITDTTAPSSTPAATTVPYSTARPSTAPFSTAPSSAAPSSAAPSRTASYSTAPFSTASFSTAPSNTVPSSTAPSNSAAATMAKKRRMEYEIPSSSAKNSKQEEPTYLIKKQLQIAETTAGIMEKIVAAIDAQTDVFKEVLIEWQKNK
- the LOC131996153 gene encoding putative nuclease HARBI1 encodes the protein MYIRPDIKLATFLRFLATGSYQSTVGNEIISSASKSSVCRIIRECLQLFENWICGKWIKTPTQEEEQDTMASFFEKTGFPGIIGCVDGTHVRFKGPGNDVKHLYYNRKGYYSINAMVICDHNMKIICVDGRHPGANHDAFIWEASTADLKLQNDFDRGKRNFWILGDGGYKLKPFLMTPYRNPRDLAETRYNRKHASARNVVERCFGLLKNRFRCIIGSRGLHYSPEKATQIINACCALHNMCITYKCIEEPTDPYINPDITMPNTEESVQEEDDRAICIRRNIAINL